The Fortiea contorta PCC 7126 genome has a segment encoding these proteins:
- a CDS encoding MoaD/ThiS family protein: MSNSAITVTVKLFAAYQEACGAAELVWNFPQDTPVSAVCDRLIAEHPELKQWRHLTRFGINLIFVEPDTILQNGDEVVLIPPVSGG, from the coding sequence ATGTCCAATTCTGCAATCACCGTCACCGTCAAATTATTCGCCGCTTATCAAGAAGCGTGTGGAGCTGCAGAATTGGTATGGAATTTTCCCCAAGATACACCCGTTAGTGCCGTGTGCGATCGCCTGATTGCAGAACACCCAGAACTGAAACAGTGGCGCCACCTCACCCGCTTCGGAATTAATCTGATATTTGTCGAACCAGATACCATTCTTCAAAATGGGGATGAGGTAGTCTTAATCCCCCCAGTTAGCGGTGGTTAG
- a CDS encoding J domain-containing protein, which produces MDLGDCYRLLGLRSGASFADIKTSYRRLAQQYHPDINQDDKKAKDKFIALTEAYKLLLAVVPPEETVLHTTQSATAWYDQPQTPPQTAPKTTVTTPKPPHLAEIERRLKWKTYEQLQRFLQEKRFPQAIALVEALAARLPDDPEVRQWQAIAYQIWGRALINQNQLLKARIYLKKALKTDPHNRTLHSEVQLDFERLEQIF; this is translated from the coding sequence ATGGATCTTGGCGATTGCTATCGTTTATTGGGTTTAAGATCGGGCGCCTCCTTTGCTGATATCAAGACGTCATATCGACGCTTGGCGCAGCAATACCACCCCGATATCAATCAGGATGACAAAAAAGCTAAAGATAAGTTTATTGCTTTAACAGAAGCTTACAAGCTCCTGCTGGCGGTAGTACCGCCAGAGGAAACAGTGTTGCACACCACGCAGTCAGCAACTGCTTGGTATGACCAGCCCCAAACACCGCCACAGACAGCACCAAAAACGACAGTCACCACCCCCAAGCCGCCCCATTTAGCAGAAATAGAGCGACGGCTGAAATGGAAGACATATGAACAGTTGCAGCGATTTTTGCAAGAAAAAAGATTTCCCCAAGCGATCGCTCTGGTGGAAGCTTTAGCCGCTCGTTTACCCGACGATCCAGAAGTGCGACAATGGCAAGCGATCGCTTATCAAATTTGGGGACGGGCGCTAATTAATCAAAATCAACTGCTCAAAGCCAGAATATATCTCAAAAAAGCTTTAAAAACTGACCCCCACAATCGAACTCTCCACAGTGAAGTGCAACTAGACTTTGAGCGTTTAGAACAAATTTTTTGA
- a CDS encoding ATP-dependent Clp protease proteolytic subunit: MPIGIPKVPYRMPGGQFTDWISIYDRLYRERIIFLGRDIDDEIANQIIAVMLYLDSEDPGKDIYLYINSPGGMVTSGLAIFDTMQHIKSDVVTICVGLAASMGSFLLAAGTKGKRLALPHSRIMIHQPSGGTRGQATDIEIEAREILRIRQQLNGIYADKTGQTIAKIEKDMDRDFFMSAAEAKEYGLIDRVIEERP, translated from the coding sequence ATGCCTATAGGTATTCCCAAAGTTCCTTACCGGATGCCGGGAGGGCAATTCACAGACTGGATCAGCATCTACGATCGCCTTTATCGAGAAAGAATTATTTTCTTGGGACGAGACATTGACGACGAAATCGCTAACCAGATTATCGCCGTTATGCTGTATCTGGATTCTGAAGATCCCGGCAAAGACATCTATTTATATATCAACTCTCCTGGTGGGATGGTGACATCCGGCTTGGCAATTTTCGACACCATGCAACACATCAAATCAGATGTAGTCACAATTTGCGTGGGTTTAGCCGCCTCGATGGGGTCATTTTTGCTAGCTGCAGGTACCAAAGGTAAACGGCTCGCCTTACCTCACTCCCGGATTATGATTCACCAACCCTCCGGTGGAACTCGTGGTCAAGCCACCGATATCGAAATTGAAGCCAGAGAGATTCTCCGGATTCGTCAACAACTCAACGGCATTTACGCTGATAAAACAGGTCAAACCATAGCCAAAATTGAAAAAGACATGGATCGTGACTTCTTCATGTCTGCGGCGGAAGCCAAAGAATACGGCTTGATTGACCGCGTGATTGAGGAAAGACCGTAA
- a CDS encoding ATP-dependent Clp protease proteolytic subunit: MDISPIKAVQAPYYGDNSYRTPPPDLPSLLLKERIVYLGMPLVPAVTELIVAQLLYLQSDDPEKPIKIYINSTGTSGYSGDPIGFETEAFAIYDTMKYIKPPIHTICIGSAMGMAAMLLSAGTKGCRASLPNANIILHQPKSYAQGQATDIQIRAKEVLANKASMVDILSYTTGQPEAKITKDMDRLFYMTPYQARDYGVIDRVFEKEELANPPLPASIL; this comes from the coding sequence ATGGACATTTCCCCCATCAAGGCTGTTCAAGCCCCCTACTACGGCGACAACTCCTACCGGACACCACCGCCAGATTTACCTTCCTTATTATTGAAGGAGCGAATAGTCTACCTTGGAATGCCACTGGTGCCTGCTGTCACAGAATTGATCGTCGCCCAACTACTTTATCTCCAGTCCGACGACCCCGAAAAACCGATTAAGATTTATATCAATTCCACCGGCACTTCTGGCTACAGCGGCGACCCTATTGGCTTTGAAACCGAAGCCTTCGCCATCTATGACACCATGAAATACATCAAGCCACCCATCCACACTATCTGCATTGGTTCGGCAATGGGTATGGCAGCGATGTTACTCAGTGCTGGAACAAAAGGCTGCCGCGCCAGCTTACCCAACGCTAACATTATCCTGCACCAGCCAAAGAGTTACGCCCAAGGTCAAGCAACGGATATCCAAATTCGGGCGAAGGAAGTTCTGGCAAACAAAGCATCAATGGTTGATATCCTGTCCTACACCACCGGACAGCCAGAAGCAAAAATCACCAAAGATATGGATCGTCTGTTCTACATGACTCCCTATCAAGCCAGAGATTACGGCGTGATTGACCGAGTTTTTGAAAAAGAAGAACTCGCCAATCCCCCACTACCTGCCAGTATCCTTTAA